Proteins encoded within one genomic window of Planctomycetia bacterium:
- a CDS encoding PAS domain S-box protein, with protein sequence MSLEAMTRKNDKGLADDPLPLFPSLMDGASAAVIQFDHEGRVQLWNHAAEKLFGWRAEEVLGKPSPMVPNDLWEDNQSWFLRCLGGQTMSGIQMQRRRKDDTRINLHAWAWPVRTEQGRIIGVMMMFFPLGERALCSTLTADQYLKRQTEQAQRFHAALLGLTKTDHPDLNAALEAYTTVASQTLQVERVSIWLFSPHRQAIQCICQYHSSPKKFDAGQVLTADEYPRYFETLEQSRSIAAGTARQDPRTSEFTDSYLEPFGITSMLDVPIRLHGKEIGIVCHEHVGTEREWTLEEQAFAGTIADLVSLSFENQEHAKAERALKESQATLHSFVESTSSCMAVLTLTQDGDLQFNWANAALIRLWPQVNKLETWSTLSELPLTRPFVERLKKHAQEVIEEKRSVRVELLEDQTNRWLEISLAPIHANGHMLPRLSLTMDDKTELHQAIEKLHNSEQLLSAVINGSPLGIQVFDQKGTLCRQNPAMVQLSDRLHLNGQIGQYNILEPERALSADDVTMARRAMTGEIVENPHRLIHEKNHHPTSSQKAEDNEAQMVLDTIYYPVKGQDNSTSGIACFHRDVSERKRLEEQLQQTQRLESLGLLAGTIAHDFNGLLTAIYGFIDLAQNELPAHHPARSYLQSSLQASLRATDLTQQLLAYAGKGKREIKQFDLSVLVLEVTEILRSMINQRGILQMDLSPTLPDITADMTQIRQVVMNLISNAAEALTQRTSKVYLKTGQVRLDTNELSTCQVKANDVEPGNFVFMEVRDEGTGISPDIQQRIFDPFFTTKSQGRGLGLAAVIGIVRCHKAAMKLVSQPGNGSTFTVYLPAFST encoded by the coding sequence ATGAGCCTAGAAGCCATGACCCGGAAAAATGACAAGGGACTGGCTGACGATCCATTACCATTGTTCCCTTCCCTGATGGATGGGGCCAGTGCAGCTGTTATTCAATTTGACCACGAAGGACGCGTTCAACTCTGGAACCACGCTGCAGAAAAACTCTTTGGATGGCGTGCCGAGGAAGTACTGGGTAAGCCGTCACCCATGGTTCCCAACGATCTCTGGGAGGACAATCAGTCCTGGTTTCTGCGTTGCCTGGGTGGACAAACCATGTCAGGCATTCAGATGCAGCGGCGTCGGAAAGATGATACTCGCATCAATCTGCATGCCTGGGCGTGGCCAGTCCGTACTGAACAAGGCCGCATCATCGGCGTTATGATGATGTTTTTTCCATTGGGCGAACGCGCACTATGCTCAACTCTTACAGCAGATCAATATCTCAAGCGGCAAACGGAACAGGCACAGCGTTTTCATGCGGCATTGCTGGGGCTCACCAAAACCGATCATCCTGATTTGAACGCAGCACTGGAAGCCTATACCACCGTTGCCAGCCAGACCTTGCAGGTGGAACGGGTCAGCATCTGGCTGTTCAGTCCGCATCGACAGGCAATCCAGTGTATATGCCAATACCACAGCAGCCCTAAAAAGTTCGATGCAGGGCAAGTGCTGACTGCAGATGAATACCCTCGATACTTTGAAACGCTGGAGCAAAGCCGAAGCATTGCTGCGGGAACAGCCAGGCAGGACCCACGCACCAGTGAATTTACCGACAGTTATCTTGAACCGTTCGGCATCACCTCGATGCTTGATGTCCCCATTCGATTGCATGGCAAGGAAATTGGCATTGTCTGCCATGAGCATGTTGGCACCGAACGTGAATGGACACTCGAAGAGCAGGCCTTTGCAGGCACCATCGCTGATCTGGTATCACTCTCGTTTGAGAACCAGGAACATGCCAAGGCGGAACGGGCTTTGAAGGAAAGCCAGGCCACACTGCATTCATTTGTTGAAAGCACATCTTCATGCATGGCAGTGTTAACGCTGACTCAAGATGGTGATTTGCAGTTCAACTGGGCCAATGCTGCTCTCATCCGTCTCTGGCCGCAAGTCAACAAGCTCGAAACCTGGTCAACTCTTTCAGAACTGCCACTCACCAGGCCATTTGTCGAACGACTCAAAAAACATGCTCAAGAAGTAATTGAAGAGAAACGCTCCGTCCGAGTGGAATTGCTGGAAGACCAAACCAATAGATGGCTTGAAATCAGTCTGGCGCCCATTCATGCCAACGGTCACATGTTGCCACGATTAAGCCTGACCATGGACGACAAGACGGAACTGCACCAGGCCATTGAAAAGCTGCACAACAGCGAACAGCTTTTGTCTGCGGTCATCAATGGTTCGCCACTGGGTATTCAGGTATTTGACCAGAAGGGTACCTTGTGCAGGCAGAATCCTGCGATGGTCCAATTGTCTGATCGACTGCATCTCAACGGACAGATAGGCCAGTACAACATTCTTGAGCCGGAAAGAGCTCTGTCTGCAGACGATGTCACTATGGCACGCCGGGCCATGACTGGTGAAATTGTCGAGAATCCTCATCGACTGATTCATGAAAAAAATCACCATCCGACATCATCACAGAAAGCAGAGGATAACGAAGCTCAGATGGTACTCGACACCATCTACTATCCAGTGAAAGGCCAGGACAATTCCACCAGCGGCATTGCCTGCTTTCATCGCGATGTCAGCGAACGCAAGCGATTGGAAGAACAGTTACAGCAGACACAACGACTGGAAAGCCTGGGATTGCTGGCAGGCACCATTGCACACGATTTCAACGGCCTGCTCACAGCCATCTATGGCTTTATCGATCTGGCACAAAACGAACTGCCCGCACACCACCCTGCTCGTTCCTATCTTCAGTCGAGCCTGCAGGCCAGTCTGCGAGCAACCGATCTGACTCAACAACTGCTGGCTTATGCAGGCAAAGGCAAACGCGAAATCAAACAGTTTGATCTCTCCGTTCTGGTGCTCGAAGTCACTGAAATCCTGCGCAGCATGATTAACCAGCGTGGCATTCTGCAGATGGATTTGTCGCCGACATTGCCCGATATCACCGCAGACATGACCCAGATCAGACAGGTTGTTATGAATCTGATCAGTAATGCGGCAGAAGCTCTGACTCAGAGAACGAGCAAAGTATATCTGAAAACAGGTCAGGTTCGGCTCGATACCAATGAATTGTCAACGTGCCAGGTAAAAGCCAACGATGTCGAACCGGGCAACTTCGTCTTTATGGAAGTACGTGACGAGGGAACCGGTATTTCTCCTGATATTCAGCAGCGTATTTTCGATCCCTTTTTTACTACCAAATCCCAGGGGCGAGGCTTGGGGCTCGCTGCTGTCATCGGCATAGTGCGTTGCCATAAGGCTGCCATGAAACTGGTCAGTCAACCCGGCAACGGCTCTACTTTTACCGTCTATCTGCCTGCCTTTTCCACTTGA
- a CDS encoding DUF1343 domain-containing protein, whose product MPLRALPAIIFSLFFLVAAGGVEQSTNPTLDSEIAQAVQEAMASRQMPGAVVLVWHQNQILLHQAYGYRSLIPQIEQMTTDTIFDMASITKPIVTATLVMQLVEQGRLKLEDKASKYLPSFTGHGKEDITLQQLMLHISGLIADNAQEDYEKGEKVAFEKIDALKLINKPGEKFVYSDVGYMVLGRMVEGIYKKPLEVIAQEQIFEPLKMKQTGYRRISKSQGSVQQYAPTEPEDGKMMRGVVHDPRGRALDGVAGHAGLFSTSSDFLTFAMMIMQGGGKIMKPETVQQLIRPHHLPGGRMRSLGWDMDTHYSVPRGDAFPLGLSFGHTGFTGPSVWIDPTSQTIVIIMTNRVHPDGKGNATAMRRAVANIVGRYLTKKPTRSPVLAGIDVIRKENFKTLENKRIGLLTNHTGRGREGTSTIDILHSATKVKLVALFSPEHGIRGDVDAAVADGRDQSTGLPIYSLYGKQKKPTREQLQGLDAIVVDLQDIGCRFYTYITTLGYVMEAAAESNVQVIVLDRPNPLGGEVVQGPVNDADKPSFVAYHPLPLRHGMTIGEIAWLINVERNYSANLLVFRMENWDRDMAYDRTGLLWRNPSPNMRSLNAAWLYPGVGLLETTNLSVGRGTDKPFEMIGAPWIDGVRWAQELSRESVAGIRFVPCEFKPISSVYANKTCQGVQIVMEEKGKVNSIQLGFALAVTLKRLYSQEWEWKKMHTLLVNDEMMKLLEDGASVQNMLELSEKNLEAFLKVRQKYLLYPKD is encoded by the coding sequence ATGCCTTTGCGTGCTTTACCTGCCATCATTTTCAGCCTGTTTTTTCTTGTTGCTGCTGGTGGAGTTGAACAGTCAACGAATCCCACGCTGGATAGCGAGATTGCCCAGGCTGTACAGGAGGCCATGGCCAGCAGGCAGATGCCCGGCGCTGTTGTTCTTGTCTGGCATCAGAACCAGATTCTTCTCCATCAGGCTTATGGCTACCGTTCCTTAATCCCTCAAATCGAGCAGATGACAACAGATACCATTTTCGACATGGCTTCCATCACCAAGCCCATTGTTACTGCAACTTTAGTAATGCAATTAGTTGAACAAGGCAGATTGAAGTTGGAGGATAAGGCCAGCAAGTATCTGCCTTCATTCACAGGGCATGGCAAAGAAGATATTACCCTGCAGCAACTGATGCTGCATATCAGTGGCTTGATTGCAGACAATGCCCAGGAGGATTACGAAAAAGGAGAGAAGGTTGCATTCGAAAAAATCGATGCTTTAAAACTGATTAATAAGCCGGGTGAGAAGTTTGTCTACAGCGATGTAGGGTACATGGTGCTGGGGCGCATGGTGGAAGGTATTTACAAGAAACCTCTCGAGGTAATTGCCCAGGAACAGATTTTCGAGCCACTGAAAATGAAGCAGACTGGGTATCGCAGAATCAGCAAGTCGCAAGGTTCGGTGCAGCAGTATGCACCCACCGAACCGGAAGATGGGAAGATGATGCGGGGTGTAGTACACGATCCGCGGGGCAGGGCACTTGATGGTGTGGCAGGCCATGCCGGCTTGTTTTCCACCTCTAGCGATTTTCTGACATTTGCCATGATGATTATGCAGGGCGGCGGAAAGATCATGAAGCCGGAAACAGTACAGCAACTGATCAGGCCACATCATCTGCCCGGTGGAAGAATGCGATCGCTCGGCTGGGATATGGATACGCATTATTCGGTGCCCCGGGGCGATGCCTTCCCGCTGGGGTTGAGCTTTGGTCACACGGGTTTCACAGGCCCTTCGGTATGGATCGATCCGACAAGCCAGACCATTGTTATCATCATGACAAATCGGGTGCATCCCGATGGCAAGGGCAATGCCACGGCAATGCGACGGGCTGTCGCCAACATTGTGGGCAGGTATTTGACCAAGAAACCGACACGCAGCCCGGTGCTCGCGGGCATTGATGTTATTCGCAAAGAGAATTTCAAAACGCTGGAGAATAAACGCATCGGGTTGCTGACCAATCATACAGGCCGTGGCAGGGAAGGCACTTCCACCATTGATATTCTACACTCAGCCACCAAGGTCAAACTGGTCGCTCTCTTCAGCCCGGAGCATGGTATTCGTGGCGATGTCGATGCAGCAGTGGCTGATGGCAGGGATCAGTCAACAGGGCTACCTATCTACAGTCTGTATGGCAAACAGAAGAAGCCGACTCGTGAGCAGCTACAGGGGCTGGATGCAATAGTCGTTGATCTGCAGGACATTGGCTGCCGGTTTTATACCTACATCACCACGCTGGGGTATGTGATGGAGGCTGCAGCAGAAAGTAATGTCCAGGTCATTGTGCTGGACCGCCCCAATCCGTTGGGTGGAGAGGTGGTGCAGGGACCGGTCAACGATGCAGATAAACCGTCATTTGTGGCTTATCATCCGCTGCCACTACGGCATGGGATGACCATTGGCGAGATTGCCTGGCTGATTAACGTCGAACGAAATTACTCTGCCAATTTACTCGTGTTCCGCATGGAAAACTGGGACAGGGATATGGCGTATGATCGTACCGGATTGCTTTGGCGGAACCCTTCTCCGAATATGAGGTCATTGAATGCAGCTTGGCTGTATCCGGGCGTTGGACTGCTGGAAACTACGAACCTGAGTGTAGGGCGAGGCACCGATAAGCCTTTTGAGATGATTGGTGCACCGTGGATCGATGGAGTTCGCTGGGCTCAGGAATTGTCGCGAGAAAGTGTAGCGGGCATCCGGTTTGTGCCTTGTGAATTTAAGCCCATCAGCAGCGTTTACGCCAATAAGACCTGCCAGGGTGTGCAAATCGTGATGGAGGAGAAAGGCAAGGTGAACTCCATCCAGTTAGGCTTTGCTCTGGCGGTGACACTCAAACGATTGTACAGCCAGGAATGGGAATGGAAGAAAATGCACACTCTTCTGGTAAACGATGAAATGATGAAGTTGCTGGAAGACGGAGCCAGCGTGCAGAATATGTTGGAACTAAGCGAAAAGAACCTTGAGGCGTTCCTCAAGGTTCGTCAGAAATATCTGCTCTATCCGAAGGATTAA
- a CDS encoding DedA family protein, whose product MLLADFGFNELLNLFLHLDKHLNEWAATLGPWLYVVVFAIIFCETGLVVTPFLPGDSLLFALGALAASPGSPLDIWLLITLMIVAAILGDAVNYSVGYFLGPKVFRWEKSWLLNKKHLLYAQDFYERWGSWTIVMCRFVPIVRTFGPFVAGIGKMKYAKFGLFNVFGAFLWVLSMTLAGYWFGNLPFVKDNFSYVILAIVLISVLPMFYAVWSEWRRSKQLAQTTQQANPAS is encoded by the coding sequence ATGTTATTGGCTGATTTTGGTTTCAATGAACTTCTTAATCTTTTCCTGCATCTCGATAAACACCTCAACGAATGGGCAGCGACTTTAGGTCCCTGGCTCTATGTCGTGGTCTTTGCCATCATCTTCTGCGAAACAGGATTGGTAGTAACACCGTTTCTTCCCGGCGATTCGCTGCTGTTTGCACTCGGCGCACTCGCTGCTTCACCCGGCTCACCACTGGATATCTGGCTGCTCATTACACTCATGATTGTCGCGGCTATTCTTGGCGATGCTGTCAACTATTCAGTGGGTTATTTCCTTGGTCCCAAGGTTTTTCGCTGGGAAAAATCCTGGCTGCTCAACAAGAAACATCTGCTCTACGCTCAGGACTTCTATGAACGGTGGGGAAGCTGGACGATTGTGATGTGCCGGTTTGTACCGATTGTCAGAACCTTTGGCCCATTCGTTGCGGGCATTGGCAAAATGAAATATGCCAAGTTCGGCTTGTTCAATGTCTTTGGGGCATTTCTCTGGGTACTCAGCATGACCCTGGCAGGATACTGGTTTGGCAACCTGCCTTTTGTCAAAGACAATTTTTCGTATGTCATCCTGGCAATCGTTCTTATTTCTGTGCTGCCGATGTTCTACGCTGTCTGGTCAGAATGGCGACGCAGCAAGCAACTCGCACAGACTACTCAACAAGCGAATCCTGCATCGTAA